A DNA window from Anastrepha ludens isolate Willacy chromosome 6, idAnaLude1.1, whole genome shotgun sequence contains the following coding sequences:
- the LOC128867881 gene encoding odorant receptor 49b — MFDDLQMIHMSVRILRFWSLIYEHTWRRYVCLSMTTFLVFTQLYYMVRTSEGIGAIIRNSYMLVLWFNTILRAYLLLYDRKKYEQLLSDLEIFYYDLKKSEDFYIQDLLNEVNSTGKYMARGNLFLGLLTCFGFALYPFFTTERVLPFGSMIPGVDEYKSPFYEFWYVYQMIITPMGCCMYIPYTSLIVALIMFGIVMCKALQFRLKTLHRVRHVDSLIHKNIKECIKYQLGIINYIGQVNDLTTYIFLLEFLAFGTLLCALLFLLIIVDSSAQAIIVCAYITMIFAQILSLYWYANELREQNLAIAAAAYDTEWFTFPIPVQKYILLMILRAQKPPAMMVGHIHPISLELFQSLLNASYTYFTLLKRVYT; from the exons atGTTCGATGATCTGCAAATGATCCATATGAGTGTACGAATTCTGCGCTTCTGGTCACTGATCTATGAGCATACCTGGCGTCGTTACGTTTGCTTATCGATGACAACGTTTTTGGTGTTCACTCAACTCTATTATATGGTTCGCACCAGCGAGGGTATTGGCGCCATAATTAGGAACTCCTACATGCTGGTGCTGTGGTTCAATACAATACTGAGGGCTTATCTACTACTGTACGATCGGAAGAAGTACGAACAGTTGTTGAgtgatttggaaattttttactATGACTTAAAG AAATCAGAAGATTTTTACATACAGGATTTACTAAACGAGGTTAATTCAACAGGAAAATATATGGCGCGGGGTAATCTCTTTCTTGGGCTTCTCACCTGCTTCGGTTTTGCTCTCTATCCATTTTTTACCACTGAAAGAG TTTTACCTTTTGGTAGCATGATTCCAGGCGTTGACGAGTACAAGAGTCCGTTCTATGAATTTTGGTACGTTTATCAGATGATAATCACCCCCATGGGCTGTTGCATGTATATTCCCTATACAAGTCTAATTGTCGCCTTAATTATGTTTGGCATTGTGATGTGCAAAGCTTTGCAATTTCGTTTGAAAACATTACATCGCGTGAGGCATGTCGATTCGttgattcacaaaaatattaaggAATGCATTAAATATCAGCTGGGCATTATAAA CTATATCGGCCAAGTGAATGATTTGACGACCTACATATTTCTTTTGGAATTCCTCGCTTTTGGCACACTTTTATGTGCACTgctcttcttattgattatt GTCGACTCCTCAGCTCAGGCGATTATCGTTTGTGCTTATATTACAATGATATTTGCACAGATTTTGTCACTGTACTGGTATGCGAATGAACTGCGGGAACAG AATCTTGCGATTGCAGCCGCTGCTTATGACACTGAATGGTTCACATTTCCAATACCGGTGCAAAAATACATTCTTTTGATGATCTTGCGAGCCCAGAAGCCACCAGCG atgaTGGTGGGACATATTCATCCCATTTCGCTGGAGCTTTTCCAATCCTTACTCAATGCCTCCTACACTTACTTCACTCTGCTAAAACGTGTTTACACCTAa